From Cryobacterium sp. GrIS_2_6:
GACGCTTGCCGTTCCAGCCGGAACTCCGGGCAGGGCGACGGTGACGGTCTCCCCCACGGCCGACGCGGGAGTCAAACCGAGTGCGCCCCGGAGCGTCTCGAATCCCTCTGGCCCGCCAGAGGCCTCAGGGCCCTGGACATCGGCGAAGACGGCACTGCGGCCGGCGAAGTGCTCGAGGTACTCGGACAGGGTGTGCAGGTAGAACACGGTGTGCTTGCTCGCGCTGTCGTACTGGTTGTCCCAGTCGTCCTAGATGACGCCGCTGTGCACGCAGCGGAGGAAGGAATGCCCACCCGGACGCGGTTCGATGACCTGTTCGAGCTGGTTGAACCAGCCGTCGGGTCCCTCCATCCGATTCACGTGATGGGTTGGGCGCTCCGAGACGAGGTCGACCCCGGGCATGTCGTCCGTCGGGAACAGCCACGCCGCCGTGTTCTGGGTGATGGCGTCCCACATCTGCTCAGGATCGCCGGGGAACTCCCCCTCGACGACGATCTCGAAGTCCTTGCTCATTTCAGTTCCCCCTGTCTGCAGGTGTACGCGGTTCTTCCGGGTTCCTGGTGATGCTCGGGTGCAGCGCGACGACGAGCCGGTGGGCGCGGCCACCGGGGGCATGTGGCGCGTCATAACGCGCGACGAGCTCTGCGATCCTGAGGGCGAGTTCGGCGCTGAAATCGGCGCGATCGGCCGCAGATGCGAAGCGCAGTTCGCTGTCGATCGTGAACGTCGCGACGGGGCGGTGCGCGCGCGCCGCCCGGTCGAGCAGGGTGCCGACCTCCTGAACGAGCCGGGCGGCAACCGCGAGCATCCAGCGCGCAGAGAATTCATTCACGCCACGCCGCGGATCGGGAGCCACTCCCCCGAGCGCGGATGGCGAGATCACGAATGACTGTGCCGTCGCCCGCATCACCCGCTCGGTCATGTTCCCCTTGCGGCGCTCGGCGACGAGTTCGATGAGACCGTGGCGTTCCAGTTCGCGCAAGTGATAGTTGACCTTCTGGCGCGGCAGGCCGAGCCTGGCCGCCAGCGTCGTAGCCGAACCGGGTTCGCCGAGCGCGGCGAGCAATCGGCTACGCGTGGGCTCGAGTGACGCGGCCGCCGCTCCGGCGGTGTCGATGACGGCGACTTCAAGCATGCGACCAGCCTTCCACCGACAATATTTTTTGTCAAGAGATTGGAGGACGGTCTGGATCAAGGCGGCATGTGTTGTCCCGCGAATTAGGAGATTCGGCATCGGGCAGTAAGTTTGCAGACGGAGGAAAGGATTTCGATGAGCAGAATCGTGGTCACCAACAGTGTGACCCTCGATGGCGTGATGCAGGCGCCCGGCCGGGCGAACGAGGATCGCCGGGACGGCTTCGACCTCGGCGGCTGGGCTCAGCCCTATGCCGACTCGGTGATGGGCAGCGTCATGGCCGCGGGAATCGGCGATGCCGGCGCCCTGCTCTTCGGACGCAAGACGTACGCGGATTTCGCCTCGATCTGGCCGGCGATGACCCTGGAGAACCCGTATACCGAGGTGATCAACAACATCCCGAAGTACGTGGCGTCAATGACCCTCCCCGGCCCCCTGACCTGGAACAACTCGATCCTGCTGAGCGGTGAAGCGACGACGACCGTCGCGGAACTGCGCCAGCAGCCCGGCAAGGACATCGTGATCCTCGGCAGTGGCGAGCTCGTGCGTGCGCTGATGCGC
This genomic window contains:
- a CDS encoding helix-turn-helix domain-containing protein; this translates as MLEVAVIDTAGAAAASLEPTRSRLLAALGEPGSATTLAARLGLPRQKVNYHLRELERHGLIELVAERRKGNMTERVMRATAQSFVISPSALGGVAPDPRRGVNEFSARWMLAVAARLVQEVGTLLDRAARAHRPVATFTIDSELRFASAADRADFSAELALRIAELVARYDAPHAPGGRAHRLVVALHPSITRNPEEPRTPADRGN
- a CDS encoding dihydrofolate reductase family protein, which produces MSRIVVTNSVTLDGVMQAPGRANEDRRDGFDLGGWAQPYADSVMGSVMAAGIGDAGALLFGRKTYADFASIWPAMTLENPYTEVINNIPKYVASMTLPGPLTWNNSILLSGEATTTVAELRQQPGKDIVILGSGELVRALMRWGLIDQYTLLIHPLVLGTGRRLFPDGGPSASLDLIDSTTTSTGVIIATYRPAAPVAPAPPVPLPGLA